In Xiphophorus maculatus strain JP 163 A chromosome 2, X_maculatus-5.0-male, whole genome shotgun sequence, one genomic interval encodes:
- the spty2d1 gene encoding protein SPT2 homolog, giving the protein MASSTAKMMDFDNILDIASQNQGLSSVQKRYSLQTGPPKKDPRSKGVNPAAVQALLKKRQSDSKQKEMESKKQKEQLLAKRVELKSDRKARAMASRTKDNFKGYNGIPVVETPKKRGSKGDKQEDDPNDSERFRNNAIDPLDDEDNYEYEQTDSEGEPEPEMMRPQKTMGVSGPSKSVSKKISGPPKPPPAAMNFADLLRLAEKKQFEPVELKPKVKKEERLRTAEEIRELEMERKAKRPDKSRDSKVDGGREGRSLSTSSSVRKNTTEKEQKHNKLQRNSTEKPSLPSRSGNKVQSAGTSDKGLSFSKPKMGISASPVATLSKNPSKAPSSQASAKHVNSRMALTQKPSTSSDLSSRKDSLSLHQKGASGIQGNKHSTGVGAGQRSQHATSQQTRPSQGSSLKQGSIAGEMKSNRGDPQSSGNNPLVRSNGNSLRPSLGGPSKAGKQCQGRPMGIPQNKPGGGPQTRPGGSGPERGGSRPPGPLRPGNGGQVPGRPNSNLGSGPGRPKCTVVSETISSKNVGGPRPGVSPRPGMQQRPGMMTGMRPGMMTGMRPGMMPGIRPGMMPGIRPGMMPGIRPGIPPRPMMNRPPGTMLPPITIAYKRKYEDEEEEYDPEMDDFIDDGGEEQDEISRHIKEIFGYDRNRYKDESDYALKFMESSWKDLQKEEARSLRMAVQEDLEEEKREEEELRRKKTKRKKIN; this is encoded by the exons ATGGCATCATCTACTGCCAAAATGATGGACTTTGATAATATATTGGACATCGCGTCGCAAAACCAGGGTCTCAGCAGTGTACAA AAGAGATACAGTCTTCAGACGGGACCACCCAAAAAGGATCCAAGGTCTAAAGGTGTAAACCCTGCTGCTGTGCAAGCACTTCTAAAAAAGCGACAAAGTGACTCAAAACAGAAAG aaatggaaagtaagaaacaaaaagagcagCTATTGGCAAAGAGGGTTGAGTTGAAGTCGGATCGTAAAGCACGAGCCATGGCATCCAGAACCAAGGACAATTTCAAAGGCTACAACGGCATTCCAGTGGTAGAGACGCCAAAAAAGAGGGGCTCAAAAGGAGATAAGCAGGAAGATGATCCAAATGACTCTGAAAGATTTAGGAATAATGCAATCGATCCGTTAGACGATGAAGATAATTATGAGTATGAGCAGACAGATTCAGAGGGAGAGCCAGAGCCAGAGATGATGAGGCCACAGAAGACTATGGGTGTCAGTGGGCCCAGTAaatctgtttctaaaaaaatttcTGGCCCACCCAAACCTCCTCCTGCTGCCATGAACTTTGCTGATTTACTCAGACTGGCAGAAAAGAAGCAATTTGAGCCAGTTGAGCTAAAACCTAAggtgaaaaaggaagaaaggctCCGCACAGCCGAAGAGATACGTGAACTGGAGATGGAGCGCAAGGCTAAGAGACCTGACAAAAGCAGGGACTCAAAGGTAGATGGTGGAAGAGAGGGACGGTCTTTGTCCACTTCTAGTTCAGTTAGAAAAAACActacagaaaaagaacaaaaacacaataaactgCAAAGGAACTCTACAGAAAAGCCAAGTCTGCCCAGTAGATCAGGGAATAAGGTTCAATCAGCTGGAACAAGTGACAAAGGCCTCTCCTTTTCCAAACCCAAGATGGGCATTTCTGCTTCACCAGTTGCTACACTTAGTAAAAACCCTTCAAAAGCCCCCTCATCTCAGGCCTCAGCCAAACATGTAAACTCCAGGATGGCGCTTACCCAAAAACCCAGCACCTCAAGTGACCTTAGCTCAAGAAAAGACAGTTTGTCATTGCATCAAAAAGGAGCTTCAGGTATTCAAGGGAACAAGCATTCTACTGGAGTTGGAGCTGGCCAGAGGTCTCAACATGCAACCTCACAGCAGACAAGACCCAGTCAAGGCAGTTCATTAAAGCAGGGATCTATAGCTGGAGAGATGAAATCCAACAGAGGAGACCCACAAAGCTCTGGAAATAATCCTCTGGTGAGATCAAATGGTAATTCACTGAGGCCGTCTTTGGGTGGTCCTTCTAAGGCAGGGAAGCAGTGTCAGGGGAGGCCTATGGGCATACCCCAAAATAAACCTGGTGGTGGGCCACAGACTAGGCCAGGTGGCAGCGGTCCTGAAAGAGGTGGATCCCGACCTCCAGGACCTCTTAGACCTGGTAATGGAGGACAGGTACCAGGGCGGCCAAACAGTAACCTTGGGTCAGGGCCGGGCAGACCTAAGTGCACTGTTGTGTCAGAGACCATCTCATCCAAAAATGTGGGTGGACCTAGGCCAGGGGTTTCCCCTCGGCCAGGCATGCAACAGAGACCTGGGATGATGACAGGGATGAGACCTGGGATGATGACAGGGATGAGACCTGGGATGATGCCGGGAATCAGACCTGGGATGATGCCGGGAATCAGACCTGGGATGATGCCGGGAATCAGACCCGGAATTCCACCCAGACCTATGATGAACAGACCACCAG GAACCATGTTACCACCCATCACAATTGCATACAAGAGGAAGtatgaggatgaggaggaagagtaTGACCCTGAAATGGACGACTTCATTGATGATGGAGGTGAAGAACAAGATGAAATCTCCAGGCACATTAAGGAGATCTTTGGCTATGACCGAAACAG ATACAAAGATGAAAGTGACTATGCTCTTAAATTTATGGAGAGCAGCTGGAAAGACCTGCAGAAAGAAGAAGCCAGGAG TCTGAGAATGGCTGTGCAAGAGGACCTGGAGGAAGAGAAGCGAGAGGAAGAAGagctgagaagaaaaaagaccaagaggaaaaaaatcaactga
- the LOC102218813 gene encoding ubiquitin-conjugating enzyme E2 variant 3-like: MDLKSEKIQRILTKYKFGDVTVDELQKINRIFPDMKPYTGMYTSSDNTQMELLKLTGVIPVKYDGRSYNFPIELWLLYSFPFTPPICLLRPTSNMVIREGKHVDAKGRIHLPVLHNWDHPRSSVVGLLNEMISKFEEDPPLSSRTTEDTKDPHELMAYVSNLKINDGGIRHQDEQNIKVSVVGGGDLGMACVMSILSKCNVDKLVFIDVAESSSKGGATDLEIFNLPKVQVSRDISSSAGSKVIVVTANSWNNDESYLKVVQTNVDLYRGIIPNLVHLSPNAILLIASQPVDIMTHVAWRQSGLPPTRVIGAGCNLDSERLSHVLDINLNTHKPAWVIGELSDNKVPVISNVGLSSNGALEIAPGSNSTKPLLDRAFDLMKNRGQRSWSVGLSVADITNTIVTDNMKIHSISTLAQGWSGIGAEVFLSLPCIMGANGSARLAGVTLGPEEDTKLRESVNSLFVLMSQIRI, encoded by the exons ATGGACCTCAAGTCAGAGAAAATACAGCGCATCCTTACAAAG TACAAATTTGGAGATGTCACAGTTGACGAACTTCAAAAAATTAATCGCATCTTCCCAGACATGAAACCATATACTGGCATGTACA CATCCTCTGACAACACCCAGATGGAGCTCCTGAAATTAACTGGCGTCATACCTGTAAAGTATGATG GCCGCTCCTACAACTTCCCCATCGAGCTGTGGCTTCTGTACTCGTTCCCGTTCACGCCTCCGATATGCCTCCTGAGGCCCACCTCCAACATGGTGATCAGAGAGGGAAAACATGTCGACGCGAAGGGACGGATCCACCTCCCGGTACTTCACAACTGGGATCAT CCCAGGTCATCCGTCGTGGGTCTCCTGAATGAGATGATTTCCAAGTTTGAGGAAGACCCTCCGCTATCTTCCAGGACCACAGAAGACACCAAGGACCCCCATGAGCTCATGGCTTATGTCTCTAATCTGAAGATCAATGATG GTGGGATCAGGCATCAAGATGAGCAAAACATCAAAGTTTCAGTTGTTGGAGGAGGAGATTTGGGCATGGCGTGTGTGATGAGCATTTTATCTAAG TGTAATGTAGACAAACTAGTTTTTATCGACGTTGCTGAAAGCTCCTCCAAAGGCGGCGCTACGGACCTGGAAATCTTCAACCTGCCGAAGGTGCAGGTATCCAGAG ATATTTCATCTTCGGCGGGGTCCAAGGTTATAGTGGTGACAGCCAACTCATGGAACAACGACGAGTCATATTTAAAGGTGGTCCAGACTAATGTTGATTTGTACCGAGGAATAATACCCAATCTGGTACATCTTAGCCCCAATGCCATCCTGCTTATTGCCTCACAACCAG TGGACATCATGACACACGTTGCTTGGAGGCAAAGTGGTCTCCCTCCAACACGAGTGATTGGAGCGGGGTGTAACCTGGACTCCGAGCGTCTGAGCCACGTTCTGGATATTAATCTGAATACACACAAACCTGCCTGGGTCATAGGAGAGCTCTCAGACAATAAAG TTCCTGTAATAAGTAACGTTGGACTGAGTTCTAATGGAGCACTTGAGATCGCCCCAGGATCTAATTCTACAAAGCCGTTGCTAGACAG AGCATTTGATCTCATGAAAAATCGAGGCCAGCGGTCCTGGTCTGTAGGTCTTTCTGTTGCGGACATCACAAACACCATCGTGACAGATAACATGAAGATTCACTCCATCTCAACACTGGCTCAG GGCTGGAGTGGTATAGGCGCAGAGGTGTTCCTCAGCCTGCCGTGCATTATGGGAGCAAACGGATCCGCTCGGTTGGCTGGAGTGACACTGGGACCTGAAGAAGACACCAAGCTCAGGGAAAGTGTCAACTCGCTCTTTGTCCTCATGAGTCAGATCAGAATATGA